GTGGTCTCCCAGCAGGGACAGGATGTGGACGAGGATGTTCCTCATGCTCCTGGACAGCAGACAGGAGAAGACGTCCACGTGCTCGCGGCCCATCTTGCCCCCGATCACCCGGTCCAGGAGGTGGTGCTCTGCTACCTTGGAGACGATGCTCCAGTCGTACCTGAAGACCAGAACACTCGATAAGTACAACCGGAGCGAGGACCTCATCTCCATGGAGCTCTCAGGTGTGTCTGCACAGGTGTTCTTGTAGTTTCTAAGCGAAAGGAACCGCGAATGTTGATGAATACCAGACATGTCAGAAACATGGTGGATTAttgaaaagaaagtaaaaagctGTAAAAGTAGTGAGCTGACCTACAGCTTTCTGGGATTTTGTTCCACTATATGAAAAAGGTTTTGAGGGACAGGAAGCGGCTCCATCTCGCAGCAGAAGGTCCCTCAGGCCTTTTCCACCAATTGtagtatttttaaaaatcatttcaaaatagaaAAACTTAAGGCTTTTGCCACGAGCCCCCCACCTCTTGTTCTTCTGGAAGCTCTTGGCTAACTCCTCACACACCGCCCGCTGAAACGCCACGATGGGCAGGTTGGGGTCCGGGTGCCGGTTGTTGGACGAAGTCCTCCTCCTGTGGCGGTCCGCTTCCAGGGACACCTGGACCCGGGTGGAGTCTGTCCTCCCTGGACATTTGGAGGGGGACGTCCTCTCTTGGTGTGCAGCCGGTTTCCCGTGGAGGGGGTCGTCCTCGATGTGACTGTTGTGTAGAGACAGGTAGCCGCTGTCCTCAAACCCGTCGTCCAGAGTCCTGTCGTGCTCCCTGCCGGTGCTGTTCTCCTTGTTGTGGACCGCGCCGGAGAACACGACGGGGGGGCACGCGGgtttgatgggggggggctccttCAGCGGGGACGCTTTAGGGTGTGACACCCTGGACTCTGCAGCAGGGCTTCTCTCCACACCGCGGGCCATAGCGGCCTCGTAGCGTGGGCATTTCATCACGCCGGTCCTGGAGGTCAACATGCACACCGTGCAGCGCTGAGGGATTCTGGGTAAACGAGGAGAAAACGACGGGTTACGTCTCAAACAATGACCGTCTAGCAGCGCGCTTTCGCTCGTGCCACACCGCTAACAGGAGGCAAACGGCTCGTGAACGCGACATGAGAGGAAGACGCGTTGCCGTTGGGGTGATCAGGGGCGTCTCTCGCACGCAGGGGCTCTTCGTCCACATCGTTTTCAAATAACACTTTTTTGGCGCGACGCGTCCGGATTTGGCGGAAACGGGACGCGTCGATGCGGGAGCCTCAGCTCGTCTTTAAACGCATCGCGTTCACTGCGGCTGATAAACCGCGTCCGGGCGGGTTCTATTCAAGGTACCGCCCCGCTGCAGGCGACGTTACTGGGCTGCTTTATTCGCGCTTGCGGGGGGGCGGGTAGCTCGTAACTAGCGCGCTAGCTTTAGCATCTCCCGCGTAGCTAACGTCCCGCACAGAAGCCCCTGGGTACTAATGATAGTGTGAATTGGAGCGCGGTTCCGGTGGTGTTGAGAACAGTTGACATTTTAGTTCAGTAGTTTGTTGACCGACCAACTAACCTCGCTAGCTAACCTTGCCAGCTAGCTAACGTTGCTGTACGTTAACATCAGCGGCTCGAGAGGCGGGAAGAGACGCCGTGAGACTCGTACCTTACGTTTCGTTCCTCTCGTAATCCGAAGGCGGACTCTTGTTTCCCTCCCGTTTGGCGCGAGCGAACTCTCAGCCGACTACCCGCGCTGCGCGACGTAAAAGCTCTGCGGCTGGAACGAGCCAGTTGTGGCGTCCATTTGAAATCCGTGCGCAAAAGGCGCAAACCAATCACATAGCAGCGGGCGTCTGTCTCTTTAAACCGCCAGCCAATGGGGGCCGAGACGTCGACGCCCTCGGCGCGATGACGTCAGCGCGTAATCGATGCGGTACCACTGGAATCTCCCACCAGACCGGAAACACGGGTGAAAGGCCACGTAAAGGGGCGGAAGCACCCAGAGCGAGCAGAACTGCCCGAATTGAACATTAGACTACggataaatgtattatattatatagtatatTAGTATTAGTATATTGACAGGAATAGCTCatgtaaaacattcatgaatcTAAATCCTATTTCCATAGCTTCATTTTGCTGAGCGAGTTCATGTTAAATCCACATGGTTGTTTTCACgtgtaatgcactttattacAATTCAAAATAAGTTACAGTTTCACCAACACATTCATTGGTTTTATGTTCTTTAAAACAACATACTTCGAATTATAACGTGGTGACAGTGAAAGAGGTTGAAACTTTCTGGGGCTCCGTAAGGAGTTTCAGGCCTTCTTCGGTAGAGATGTTTGGGTAAACGCTGAAAGAGGACAGTCCAGTTCACACCCGCACCTGGAATGTGAGAAGTGGCTCTCATATTGAAACCACACCGGGGGGTGGGAGATACTATTTGAGGCCAGAGGCAGAGCAAGTAGTGaatggggggtcggggggggcatCAGAAACAATGACGCCTCACATCTTTATATAGCGAGTTGCACAATGCTAATATAATGTAGTGTTAGCATTAACTCCTATTTACAAGGCAACACACAACAAGTCATTTCAACTACAACAAAGACTTCTTAAGTGCAagaaaaaatgataataaaagtGTTATTTTTACTTATACCGTTTGCTTCTATTCGTCATTGTCGCTTGCACTTTTTCATAGTTAATTATGTCTTATTGTATTTTACTGTGTTTATTTACAATAGAAAACATACTAGGTAATAAACAGTTTGTGATGATTCTGCTTTATATCACAAATGTGGACATTAAATAGCACATAAATATTCCTGATGTAGTTTATtcccaaaatatgttagacatataaggcatttgacttggcggttggtgcataacatcaggcAGTAAGACAagggacaacaagacagataagacaacatagtgtaagaaaataaataataataataaagttaaaACTGATCTCTATTTCGGTTACATGGGACCATATCAGATGAAGTAAACGCATCATAACTACAGCAGACTCGAAATACACATCCTGACGTCACACGTCCTATGCGCCAAACTTCCGCCCGCAGCAGATCTGACGCCTCACTgactgcgcatgcgcagacACCCAACATGTCTGCGCCCTTCAGCAAGGTGGGAAAGGAACAGCATCGTTATAAGAAGCTTTAGCAATGCCTTCATTGACCGGTTTGACTCGTTATTACCGCACCGATGATTCCCGGTAGCAGCATAAACGTAACGGAGCAGTTCGGCTGTTTTTTATGAAGATATTTTTAGTGCGCTAAAAACACGCAGCGCTTGTTTACTCCCTCAAAGGCTCCTATTTGTCTCTCTGGGTTGGAATCCAGCTCTTAATATCAACGTATAATAATATCCTCATATTCACGATGAACATTTCCGGCTGTGGTTGCTGAAACGTGAAGTTAAAACGTCACAATAAAGTGGCGCATGACGTCATACACACGCGCCGAATTCAAGAACGACTGTTTGATGCATTTCTCAGTTACTATTTATAGCGGAATATTCTTTTGCTGGATGTGGTTTCCTTTATTGATGGGATTCGGACGGATGTTCCTCGCGGAGTAGAAGTCCTCTCCGGATCTTCTCGGCCGCACGCTGAATCCCTCGAGTCGGCCTCCACGATGGCCCACAGGAGAGCCGCACACCTTCTTCCCACAGCGAGCCAGTGTGTCTCCAGGCTTTGGGTTCCTCGTCTCCGGAACCCCCCAAACGCCATCGGGCAAACCGCCTCGTTTCTTGGCCCCAACGGTGCCCCGGGCCGGGCCCCGAGAAGCCTTCACACCGCCACGCCGTCCAGGGCGGCCAAGCTGCTGTCGCTGGACGAGCTGTTCGCCAAAAGGTCCCTGCAGGAGCAcctgaaggagctgcaggcgGAGTACGCCGAGTGTCTGAAGGCCGCCAGCAGCCGCGGGGACGAGCCGAGGACCGAGAGGACCAGGGTGTCCCTGCTGGCTCCTCTGGTCCAGAGCATCGGGGAGCTGGACACCAAGTGGAGACAGCTGGCCGAGACAGAGACCCTGCTGACCGGTGAGAACTGGACCACCAGGTGTAGGCTGGATTTAAAGCCACTACACATTTAATCTGCAACAAGGGGCAGTTCGAAGAGCCTAACAAGACCAGATGTGGTTAATTGTTTTCCTAATTATCAGAAATGATCAAAGAGTGAACTTTACCCGTAATCCAGGTCTCACCTGTCAGTGACGTCCTCTCCTCTTTGTGCAGTTCATCACACAGAATATTCTTCCATCGGTTTTAACTCCCATATTAAGACATACTTatccatcacatgtcatttatctgacgctttcatccaaagcgacttacaataagaacatttcaaccataaggacacaaactcagaagaacaagaaacaaagtgtgatttcctcaaataagccgatgtacaacttgctgtagatcagaaccattataagtccaatgtaagtgctgcaggtagttagtgtgttagtggaggtagagtgtgaagaggtgtgtctttagtctgaagatgtgaaggctctctgtggtcctgatgtcttcagagacctccttccaccatttaggagcaggacagcaaagagtggagatctagtccagtgtttttctgtcaacgttcacttcctctttttaaatatttgagccTTTTCATACGTTCACTTCTCGGCTTTAAATCATAATAAATCACTTTTTACTGTGGGGGTGCGTTTAATGGGATGGAGACATCCAAGAACAGAGAGATaatctttgttttctccccGGTGGAGACGAGGACCCGGCCCTGCGGGAGCTGGCCCAGCTGGAGCACGAAGGGTGTCAGCGAGAGATTCAGGACCTCCGACAGAAGGTAGAAGCGTCCTCCTCCACGTCCACAGCACCGGCATCATTAGCAGAAGGAACTTCTTGCCCCTCATGTTGTCTCCCCTCTAATAAACACAGATCCTGGACCAGCTGCtcccggaggaggaggccgatcTCAGCGACCTGGTCCTAGAGGTGACAGCCGGGATCGGAGGTCAGGAGGCCATGCTGTTCACCGACGAGGTCTGGAAGTGCCCATGTGTAACAGAGAGGGACAAAGAGGAAGGATGGAGTGTGTGAGCTCACCTCTGTGCCTCTCTGCAGGTCTTCGACATGTACCAGGGTTACGCTCGGCACCAAGGCTGGTCCTTCGACATCCTGGAGCACATGACCAGCGAaataggtcagaggtcacacagcCATCTTTAAGGCCACCTTTGAACCAGTGGATTGGGTTAAagctttagaaaaaaagcatttcttttTGGGAATATATGAATATTGAAAAGCTTTGATTGGCAGATCAGAGGCTCAatcttgtattttgtgatatatAAATGGTGATTACAATTAACCCTTCATATCTACCGGAGCACAGAAGGAACAAATTACACAATGAGAGAGACTTCCACAGTGTTACAAGCCTCTAAAGGGAAGTCANNNNNNNNNNNNNNNNNNNNNNNNNNNNNNNNNNNNNNNNNNNNNNNNNNNNNNNNNNNNNNNNNNNNNNNNNNNNNNNNNNNNNNNNNNNNNNNNNNNNNNNNNNNNNNNNNNNNNNNNNNNNNNNNNNNNNNNNNNNNNNNNNNNNNNNNNNNNNNNNNNNNNNNNNNNNNNNNNNNNNNNNNNNNNNNNNNNNNNNNTGGAGGCCTTCAATACCATATCAAGTGCAGGTGGAGGCCTTCAATACCATATCAAGTGCAGGTGGAGGCCTTCAATACCATATCAAGTGCAGGTGGAGGCCTTCAATACCATATCAAGTGCAGGTGGAGGCCTTCAATACCATATCAAGTGCAGGTGGAGGCCTTCAATACCATATTTAGTGCAGGTGGAGGCCTTCAATACCATATCAAGTGCAGGTGGAGGCCTTCAATACCATATCAAGTGCAGGTGGAGGCCTTCAATACCATATCAAGTGCAGGTGGAGGCCTTCAATACCATATCAAGTGCAGGTGGAGGCCTTCAATACCATATCAAGTGCAGGTGGAGGCCTTCAATACCATATCAAGTGCAGGTGGAGGCCTTCAATACCATATTTAGTGCAGGTGGAGGCCTTCAATACTATATCAAGTGCAGGTGGAGGCCTTCAATACCATATTTAGTCCAAGTGGAGGCCTTCAATACCATATTAAGTGCAGGTGGAGGCATTTAATATGACGTATAATAATATGATCTTATCTTCTACGCCCCCTCCAGATCGGCACCAAGGGCCGATCAGAGAAGATCCGGACCTACAACTTCTCCAAGGACCGTGTGACGGACCACCGCCTCGGCACCACGGTGCACGACGTCAGGAGCTTCCTGCTGGGGGAGGACCTCCTGGACCAGATGAACTCCTGGCTGCAGGAGTTCTCCAAccaggaggcgctggaggagctgctggaggagaccCAGCGGGACGGCTCGTGAGGAGTTGGGATTGGAGAAGCTCTCGTGGATATTGGCGATTTACTCTGCTTCAATTTCTGAGAGAACAACCGAAGAAAATGAGCATGATGGTTTAAATTGAGGAGCAAGTCTTCGTTCTTCTGGTCGAATGAAAACCTGAAGTTCATGTGCAGGTGTGACGTAATGGATCACGCTACATGATGTGTTCTATATGATCTGTTGTATATGTGTCTATATGCATCTGAAGCGGGTTAAAGTGGACTTGTGTGGAGGCTCCTGTGTTGCCGCAGGTTAAATTGATGGAGTCTGGTGGCCGTgaggagaagagcagcagcaggagtcaCTATCGACAGCAGAAAGAATCATTGAGTAAAGACTTTATTCAGAGTATTTCCACTGACACGGTTAACTGGACCGAACCGATGCTGCTCTTAAATCTGACTAATAAAGAAGAATGTTGAACCTGGCGTTATTGTCTAAACCTGCAACACTGCAAACATACTGTCATTTAAGTATCAAGGGACGTTTTGTGTAGTTGTGGGTTTTTACTTTTGATAAAATGCAGTTTCTGCATTTAAAGACGTCCCTCGCGTCCCTCACGTCCCCCCCAGCGGTCCAAACCATTACAACCAGTCCAGGGACACGCGCGCACTAACCGCAGCAGGAGAAAACTCAGACTACATCCCCACAACGCCGCGGGGCGTCCAGGTCTGACTAATCGAGTGCGGATCCATCGCCCCGCTCGCCCACTCCCCGCCGCCGGTAGCCGATCCCGGAGCCGTAAGTGTTACCGCGCCGCCAAACCGGCACCATGGGAGGATGACGTGGCCATTTCCCCGAGTAAATTCGTCCCGGAAGACGTTCGTGTCCTCGGTGAAGTCCGCGTCTCTTCGCTTCGACCTCGGCGGCCGTTCGGGTTCGTCCAACGGGACGAGGGGGCTCGACGGGCCGCCGCTGCTCCGTGTCccgggggggaggagcgggCGGGGAGCCGGGGCAGAGCTCCGGGGGGAGGCCCGCAGAGGAGAAGGGACGTACCGGGTTAGCGGGGGCCCCCCGCGGGGCACCGCCTGACGATGGCGAACGAGCCGATCATCCTGAACGTGTACGACATGGTAAGATGGCTGTTCCTGTCGCCGCTTCGTCCGCCGAACTCCTGAACTCGGAACAGCGAAACCGCGTTCGGCGCCGTTTAAAGATGAACATCACGCGCTGGGAACCGATTTTAAAGTGATCACGAATCCCTCTTCAGTTCGGCTGCATTATTTCAACCGAATTGCGTCTTTTCCGCTTCGTTCTGTCCCCGTTAGAGTGCACAAAGGGACATGAGAGCCGTGTGGACTCATTTCAATTAGCGACTCTTCCCTCAGCTGTATGAAGAGCTTCTATCGGTGGACACGGAACCGCCGGTGGTATCACACCGGGACTGGACTGGTTCTCCATCACCCGGACTGGATGACCAGGACTCATCTCGCCCTCTGACCCTCACGTGGACGCGAGACCCGCTGATTGACACAGAGCCACCAATGCACCGTAGAACAGCCTTTTAATCGATTCGGTACAGAAGAGGCCGAAGACGCATTCAAGATCCTCTTTGTTCAGCGTGGTCGTCCAATTGGATCTATCAGTGATCAATAATCAATACGCGCTCACAGACCTGAGATCAGAGGCCCGGAGCAGTGAACGCTAACGAACGGCTAGCTTAGCTCCAGAGCCAACACTGCTGTtcccttgtctcctctcttACCTCCTCTCCCCTTGTCCTCCCTTTGTACCTCCTCTTCCCTTGGCCCTCCCCCTTGTCTCCTCGCTTACCTCCTCTcttcttgtccccccccccttgtctccTCCCTTGTTAACATGTCGTACTTTGTCGGTTCTTGAACATTTATAAGAACTAATGGAGAAGTTGAGAACACGATGAACAGTAGTGGAAGTGGTCGGTCGAGGAGACGCTCCGTTGTGTCGGCGGATCGATGGCGTCATGTGAcactgctcttcttcctccgtcctctccgtccCGCTGCCGTCTCCACTAAGTGGATTTCC
This portion of the Gasterosteus aculeatus chromosome 6, fGasAcu3.hap1.1, whole genome shotgun sequence genome encodes:
- the fbxo5 gene encoding F-box only protein 5, which codes for MLTSRTGVMKCPRYEAAMARGVERSPAAESRVSHPKASPLKEPPPIKPACPPVVFSGAVHNKENSTGREHDRTLDDGFEDSGYLSLHNSHIEDDPLHGKPAAHQERTSPSKCPGRTDSTRVQVSLEADRHRRRTSSNNRHPDPNLPIVAFQRAVCEELAKSFQKNKRYDWSIVSKVAEHHLLDRVIGGKMGREHVDVFSCLLSRSMRNILVHILSLLGDHDLISCKKVSRSWRRIVCDDSAARRRCQRAEQERGESSSSPRRSGCGLTRDVSVSRVVLSCMQTLATSTTPSSSTPSCRVIGRTGGTPTPPCDRFSEYQQAAGALKQHESLRPCRRCGSPAVHSSEVQRATCTRPGCRFDFCTRCREAFHGSTPCRVVRPRPHLANGKTPALAAGATRSRRTVRRL
- the mtrf1l gene encoding peptide chain release factor 1-like, mitochondrial; this translates as MAHRRAAHLLPTASQCVSRLWVPRLRNPPNAIGQTASFLGPNGAPGRAPRSLHTATPSRAAKLLSLDELFAKRSLQEHLKELQAEYAECLKAASSRGDEPRTERTRVSLLAPLVQSIGELDTKWRQLAETETLLTDEDPALRELAQLEHEGCQREIQDLRQKILDQLLPEEEADLSDLVLEVTAGIGGQEAMLFTDEVFDMYQGYARHQGWSFDILEHMTSEIGQRSHSHLSYLLRPLQIGTKGRSEKIRTYNFSKDRVTDHRLGTTVHDVRSFLLGEDLLDQMNSWLQEFSNQEALEELLEETQRDGS